In Candidatus Desulfatibia profunda, the DNA window CACCTCGCCACAGCGGAAACTCTGTGTACGGATGGTCATCGGTCACTTCCGAAACATTTTGTACAAGTTTGGAAAAATCATCCGGTCCCAAGAGATAGAGTTTTTTTAACATATTTTCGTTTTTATAATATCCTCGCCACTCGCTTAAATCTGGAATTTCACTCAGCCGTTTAACCACTCTTTTAATATCTTCTTCCGTTTGTCCAAATGATTGATGTCCGCCGATCAGATAAAAACCAGGCAAATCAAATCCGCCCCAAAGGCTGGCTCCAGGAAAGACGTTCATAAACGTCCTCATGATCATCATCAACTCGGTCATCGGACCCGGTGGCAACCAAAGGCATACCAGACCGGTTTCCGTTATTCTAGATTTACAAAGTTCCAGAAATTCCCGCGTATAAAGATTTACGGTACCGGCACTATGGATGGGAGGAGCGGGATCGATAGTAATAACATCGTAAAGTTCTTTGTGGACCAGCAAAAAATTCCTGCCATCAGCCGTATATAGATGGATGTTCGGCTGGGCAGCGATCCGGTCGGCATCATTATGAAAGTATCCGAAACAGCGATATACATGCGGAACGATATCTACCGCGTCGATATCGATTTGCGCGCCGGGATACTTGCTGGCGGAACGCAAAGTCGTCCCCATACCAAAACAGACGACCAACATACGGCGTGGCTCCTCTGCCAACGCCAAGGGAAGATGTGCCATAAGCTTGGTTTCGCTGGACAACACAGTCATACCGTGGCCGTTGACAAACAGATGCCGTGCCAGAGGATTTTGGGATGATCCGGCCGGTACGGTTGTGCCCGCCACTCCTTCATAAAAGGCGTACACCTGGGCGCTTGTTCCCAAATATTGACGAGCCCTCTCGTTCATTACGTAGCGGTAAGGATCTCCTACCTGAAAGGCCATAACGACGATGCTTGCCGCCAGGAAGCTTATGACCGGAAAAAGCTTGCCGCGTTCGCGCCGCGGGCTCAACCACAGCAAAATGATTCCAATCACAACATTTAAAACCGCCAAAAACACCATCGTTCGGGCAGT includes these proteins:
- a CDS encoding fused MFS/spermidine synthase, with the translated sequence MPPAVPAAYPPRIRYCSRIAIFISGFTALAYEVLWTRLLLLPLKTSIYAFSFMLVLFLMGIAFGSWLSMRFNVSAGRPVAVFALLEVLIGLMTLVGMLAFSFLGKATAGFTTDFYAGLISSIVMVLPVAVAFGWQFPVAVRCCITDGCAPGKETGWAYSVNTLGAILGSIAAGFLLIPIVGTARTMVFLAVLNVVIGIILLWLSPRRERGKLFPVISFLAASIVVMAFQVGDPYRYVMNERARQYLGTSAQVYAFYEGVAGTTVPAGSSQNPLARHLFVNGHGMTVLSSETKLMAHLPLALAEEPRRMLVVCFGMGTTLRSASKYPGAQIDIDAVDIVPHVYRCFGYFHNDADRIAAQPNIHLYTADGRNFLLVHKELYDVITIDPAPPIHSAGTVNLYTREFLELCKSRITETGLVCLWLPPGPMTELMMIMRTFMNVFPGASLWGGFDLPGFYLIGGHQSFGQTEEDIKRVVKRLSEIPDLSEWRGYYKNENMLKKLYLLGPDDFSKLVQNVSEVTDDHPYTEFPLWRG